The following nucleotide sequence is from Acidovorax radicis.
ACGAGAAGATTGAGATTCCATTTATTGCTAGAAACGAGCTAGGGATTCTCTGCACAAATCCCTGCGTAATGTGCTTACGAAGGCTTGAAGCCGAGACAATAAGGCCATGAAGCAAAGCAGCCTGGGCCTGAGCAATACCACCAAGCGCACACGCAAGCGCGAGTTCCTTGATGCGATGGAGTTGGTGGTGCCCTGGGCCGAGTTGGTCTCGCTCATTGAGCCCTACGCCCCAGAGATCGGACGCCGGGGCCAGCAGCCCTTTGCGGTGCAGACCCTGCTGCGTATCCATTTCATGCAGCAGTGGTTCAAGCTTAGCGACCCAGCCATGGAAGAGGCACTGCACGACGTGCCAGCCTTTCGGGACTTTGCCGGCCTGTCTCACTGGGACGAACACATTCCCAGTGAATCGAGCATCCTGCGTTTTCGGCATCTGCTGGAGCGCCACAAACTGGCCGATCAGATCCTCGCTACGGTCAATGCCCTGCTGCAAGCCAAAGGGCTGCAACTCAAAGCAGGCACGGTGGTGGATGCCACGCTGATTGCGGCGCCGACGTCCACCAAGAATGAAGGCAAGGCACGAGACCCCGAGATGCATCAAAGCAAGAAGGGCAACGAGTGGTACTTTGGCATGAAGGCTCACATTGGCGTGGATGCGGATTCAGGCCTGGTGCACAGCGTGCGCGGCACCAGTGGCAATGTGAACGACGTGATAGAAGCCAACAGCCTGCTGCACGGGCAAGAAACGGATGCCTTTGGCGATGCGGGCTACCAAGGAGTGGACAAGCGGCCCGATGCCAACAAGAACGTGCGCTGGCATGTAGCCATGCGCCCGGGGTTGCGCCGGGCTTTGGACAAAAACAAGCCTGTGGATGCGCTGATCGACCAACTTGAACGCACCAAGGCCAGCATCCGGGCCAAGGTGGAGCACCCGTTTCGGGTGCTCAAGCAGCAGTTCGGGTACGTGAAGGTGCGCTACCGGGGGCTCATGAAGAACACGGCGCAGATCGTCACGCTGTTTGCGCTGGGCAATCTGTGGATGGCAAGGCACAAGTTGCTGGCCTGCATGGGGCAGGTGCGCGTGCAGGGGGCGTAAAGCCTCCGATATAGGGGCAATGGCCCTCGCCAAACGCCTGCTGGGTGCGCTGCGCACGCCTCATTACTCAAAGCGAGTGCTGTTTTAGTTCAGGCATCGCTGTGACATAGCCAGAACCGATTCGTGAAGAGCTTCCCTAGGGGGCACGGACTTATCTGTGCAATCGAGCTATCCGTATACGGAAGTGGCATTCGTTGCGTCAGATGGAAAACCACTGCTTTCCGCAAAGTCAGCAATGCTTTTGGGACTTTGCGGGCCAAGGTACTGTGAGCACTTGGATCTTGAAGTCCTTTATGTCGGGCAATCGTACGGCGACGGGGGCTCCAGAACAGCAGTGGAACGGCTTCAGAGTCACTCGACCCTCCAAGGTATTTATGCCGAGGCCATTCGTCAATCCCCTGACCAAGAAATCTGGCTAGTTCTACTTTGCTTTGAACGTTACATGCTTGCGAGCTTCGATGGCATCACAAAGAACTATCAGACGACTGAGGAAGAGGATGACCGCCACAGAAGTGACGTAATTTACAACCCGGTGTCGGAACAACAGGAGGTCAATTTCACTGAAGGAGCTCTTATCAAGTACTTTCGACCTGAGTTCAACATCAAGTACAAAGACTCTTTTCCAAGTCCTGCGCACGCCACGTACGAGGAGTGCTATGCGGTCGACCTGAATGCGGTTGCCGTAGAAGTGCAGACCGAGGACTTGATGCTCCGACTCTGGTCGTCTGCGATTGCTCCGCAGTGGACTCATATTGCCAAGTACCCACTTCACAGCGAGCAACAGAGACGGTCAATGTTTGAGTTAGTTTGAAAATCGCCTTGACTGAAATAGAGACTATTACGTCTCAACGTCAGCAAAATCAACCCTCACCGCACCACCAACTTCGTCTGGTCATACACCGGCTGCTCCGGCAAATCCGCCAGGTGCCGCACATCGGCCCAGTCCAGCACCTCCACGGCATCGCCACGCACCCGCACGCGGTTGAGCCCCGCGTTGGGGATGTCGCTCTGGCGCGGGCCGTCCAGCCCGGTGCCGCGTGCAGTGCGCCAGATCATGTCGAGCACGCCGCCGTGGGTGACGACCATCACGGTCTGGCCGCTGTGCTGCTGGGCGATGCGGTAGACGGCGTCCATCACGCGGGTATGGAACTGGCGGGTGGTCTCGCCGCCAGGCATGCCGTAGTCGGCTTCAAAACGCAGCCATCGCGCCCAGGCGTCGGCGTGTTCCTGTTTGACGTCGTCCACGCGCTTGCCGTCCACCACACCAAAGTTTTGCTCGCGCAGGGCGCTGTCGGTCAGGGTGTCGATGCGGGCCTGGGGGAAGAGCACCTGCAGACTGGGCGTGGCGGTTTGCTGGGTGCGGATGAGGTCGCTGCAGACGAGGTGGTGCACCACGGGGCGCTCTGCGGCCAGGCGCTCGGCCAGGCGGCGGGCCTGCTCATGGCCGGTGGCGTTGAGGGGCACATCCACGTGGCCCTGAAAGCGCAGTTCGCGGTTCCAGTCGGTCTCTCCGTGGCGGATGAGGATGAGTTCGGTCATGCCTTGCATTATCGAACGCAGACACACTATTGCAAGTGTTTTTGGCTGCCAGCGCTTATTGGGCAAGCGCTAGCAGCTATGATTTTTATAACACCCCAGCCAACACCTACGGCCATGAGGCGGCGGGCTGCAGTTGGCGCATAGGGCGACCTCGGCAGCGCCCGCCCGACTGCGCCCGCGCCTCAACGCATGGGGATCACCAGCACCTTGCGCCGGGGGTGGCAGCCCGGGCCGTCGTAGGCAGCGCTGTCGCGCTCCCAGTTGGGGCCGGGTGAGGTCTGTGCACACACCCGGGCGCCATCCAGCCTGCTGCGCCAGTAGTACCAGGGCGCGGGCGCGGCCTGGGCCAGCGTGACCAGCAAGCCCATGGCCCCGGTGAGCACGAAGCGTGAAATGAGTGACATGAAGAGAAGAACGAGGGTAAAGGTAAAGGCGGCGAGGCAAGACCAGCAAGCAGGCACGCAGGTGCGCCTGCCGCCATGCTAGCCAGCCTGCGTGGGGCCAATGGCCTGAAAAGCGGCGGCATCGGCCGTCACGATCCAACCTTCGAGCGGGTCCAGCCCCGGCGGCAGGCCATACAGCGTGTCGCCGTCGTCCGCATGGCGCTGCTGGGCCCACGCAGCCTGCAGCAGGCACAACACGGCGTCCAGGCTGTCGCCGCTGGCGTCGTCGATCAGCAGGTCGCGCTGGGCGTGGGTGAGCTTGAGGCGCAGGCCCAGCCGGGTCTGGCCCATCTCCAGCGCGTTCACCAGGTCCTTGCGGGCAATCAGGCGGTCGGGCGACTGTTTGGCGCGGTCGTCGCTTTTGTAGCTGCGCCGCTGCAGCACCTCACGCGCGAGCAGCCCGGGGTAGGCCTCCAGCGCCACGCGGCGGGGGTCGCCAGCATGCAGGCCTGGCAGGTGGACACCCGCATCCAGCAGCAGCGGTAGCCCCGCGTGCAGCATGTAGGCCACGGGTGGGTTCACCCATTTCATCGACGGGCTGGAGCCGGCGGGGCCGTCAGTGGCGCGGTGGGCAAACTTGCCACCCACCGGGCGGGCGTCGCAGAACGCGGCGAACTGGTCGCGGATCTGCGCGCGGCTGAGCGCACGGTAGTGATGCATGCACGCCAGCCAGTCTGTGGGCCAACCCAGCGCTTGCACCAGTTCGCGCGGCAGGCCAAACGGCAAGTCGAAGCCGCCCACCCAGTCGCCCGGCTCGGCCAGCCACTGGCCCAAGGCGGCCAGGGTTTCAAAGCGCTGCAGCGCGGCGAGCTGAACCCGCGCGCCCTGGCGCTGGCCCAGGGCCAGCACAATGGACTTGCGCCGGGAGGGGCTGCTGGAGAAATCACAGCCCAGCAGCAAGGGGGTGACGTGGGTGCCCGTCACGGTCTATCCCAATGCCAGCGCCGTGACGCCCGCGGCGATGCACAGGGCACCAAAAATGCGCGCCACTCGGTCGCCCTCGCCCAGCAGATGGCCGCCGATGAGTGCTGCAAACAACATGGACACCTCGCGTGCCGGGGCCACGTGCGACATGGGCGCCTGCTGCATCGCATAAAGCACCAGCACATAGGCCACGGGGCTTACCACCGCCACCAGCAGCGCAAACCGCCACTGCGCCAGCCAGAGCGTGCGGGCGGCGGGCAGATCCCGCAACACCACGGGCGCGAGCAGCCCCACGCGCACAAAGTTGCCCATGTAGTCGATGAGGATGGGCGACATCAGCAAAAACTTGACCGCATAGCCATCGACCACCGTGTAGCTGGCGATGAAGGCGCCCGTGAGCAAGCCATAGGCCATGCCCTTGTGCACGCGCGCGCGGGCTGCAGGGTCGTGCGCGGTGCGCAGCAGACCGGGGCCACCGGCAATCAGAAACACGCCGCCCACCACGCCCACAATGCCCAGCGCGCCCAGCGCCGATATCTGCTCGCCCAGCAGCGTGATGGCCACCAGCGACGAAAGCAGCGGCCCCGAGCCGCGTGCCAGCGGGTACACCACGGTGAGGTCTGCCTTGCGGTAGCCGCGCAAAAGGATGACGTAGTACGCCACGTGCAACAGGCCGCTGGCCACCACCAAGCCCCACTCCACGGCGCCCCAGCGCGGCACCACATCGCGCCCCATCCACCAGCCCAGCGGCGCCCAGAAGAACATCATCAGCACCGACGTGAAAAACGCAAACCGCGAATCGCCCCCGGCTTTCTTGGCGGCAATGTTCCAGCAGGCGTGGATGAGCCCGGCGAGGATGATGAGGGCGAAGGCGGTGGGGGTCACGGGTCAGAAAGAGAGAGAGCTTGAATGCAAAAAAGCCGCAGCGCCATGGCGACTGCGGCTTGATGTGGCCTAGAGAGTTTATCGATTCAAGGGCTGCGTACCGCCCACAACGCCCGCAACTGGCGCGGCCCAGACAAGCTGCCACCGTGCAAGGGCCGCCAAGCTGCGCAGGCAGCGCTTCGCTTGCGTGCACCGGTGGCGTCCCCCTGCCCGCACCGCGCAGCGGTGCGAGAGCGGGGGGAAGGCGCGCAGCGCCTCAGGGGGGTGATCTCTAAGCTCTGCCGATGATGGAGGCTGTCGCCATCAGCTCTTCGAGCAATGCAAACGACACCTTGCCCGACACCGCATAGGGGTCGAGTTCAGGCTTCTCGGAGTACTTGAGCAAGATGGAATGGTTGATCTTGGAGAGGTTGACCTGCCCCATCGTCCAGCCGCCAAAGCGGCGTTCGGCGATTTCTTCGTAATGCAGCAGCTCCACGTTCTTGTGGCGCGGGTCTTTCTGGATGTGGCCATACAGGTCGCTCACCGCCGAGCGGCCGCCTTCGATGGCTTGCAGAAACACACCACCGCCGTAACACAGCACACCGGTGATGCCACAACCGGGGTTGTGCTGGCGCGATTGCATCAGGATCGCTTCGATGGCAGCGGGAGAGGTGTCCACTGCGCGGCTGGCATAAAGCAGGCGTACCAACATGGTCAGTTCTTTCCGGGGATGAGGGAGAGGAATTCGCGGCGCAGGGCGCTGTCCTTGAGGAACACACCCCGCATCACGGAGTTGATCATCTTGCTGTCCATCTCGCGCACACCGCGCCAGGACATGCAAAAGTGGCTGGCTTCCATCACGATGGCCAGGCCGTCGGGCTGCGTCTTTTCCATGATCAGGTCGGCCAGTTGCACCACGGCCTCTTCCTGGATCTGGGGGCGCCCCATGATCCAGTCCACCAGCCGCGCGTATTTGGACAGGCCGATCACGTTGGTGTGTTCGTTGGGCATGACACCAATCCAGATCTTGCCGATGACCGGGCAAAAATGGTGGCTGCAGGCGCTGCGCACCGTGAGCGGGCCCACGATCATCAGCTCGTTCAGGTGCTCGGCGTTGGGGAACTCGGTGATGGGCGGCTGCGCCACATAGCGGCCCTTGAACACCTCGTTGAGGTACATCTTGGCCACGCGGCGCGCGGTGTTGTTGGTGTTGTGGTCGCTGTCGGTGTTGATGACCAGGCTGTCGAGCACGCCCTGCATCTTGACCTCCACCTCGTCCAGCAGCTTCTCCAGCTCGCCGGGTTCGATGAACTCAGCAATGTTGTCGTTGGCATGAAAACGCTTGCGTGCGGCGGCAAGGCGCTCTCGGATCTTGACGGAGACGGGCGTGCCTTCGTCCGGTGAAATGGGCGTCATATCGGCGGCAGGTTGGCTGGACATGGGCAGAATCGTAACAGCGAACGCTGCGCCGCAGATTTCAAGGGTTTTAGGCCTCCAGCGCTTTATACACAAGCGCTAGCAGCTATTAATTGAATAGCAATCGAGTTTCATGCACCGCAGGTGCCATCGGCGCCAACCCCCTCCGCCCCCAACCCACGCCAAAGATCAATACCGGTTGCCCGTCACCCACAGGGCCAGCCGCATCAGCGCAAACGCGATGCGGTCGAGCACCCGCTGGCGCAGGGGTCGGCCCGCGTAGCGTGCGGGGTCCATGCGGTGGCCTGCGTGTTGCATGGCCTGCACCAGGCGCTGGTGCAGGTCGGTGGCAAAGGCGGCGTCTTCCACCACCACGTTGGCCTCACGGGCCAGCAACAGGCTCAAGGGGTCAAGGTTGGACGAGCCCACCGTGGCCCAGGGTTTGTCGCCAAAGGCGTCGATCACGGCCACCTTGGCGTGCAGAAAACTCGGGGCGTATTCGTAGATCTCCACGCCCGCCTGCAGCAGCGCGCCATACACGGGCCGGGCTGCGTGGTATTGCATGAAGTATTCATAACGCCCTTGCAGCAGCAGGCGCACGCGCACGCCCCGGCGTGCGGCCATCACCAGCGCCCTGCGCAGCTTGCCGCCGGGCATGAAGTAGGCGTTGGCGATGATGATTTCATTGCGCGCCCCGCCAATGGCGCGGCGGTAGGCTTTTTCAATGCGGCTGCGGTTGCGCACGTTGTCGCGCAGCACCAAGGCGGCGCGCATGGACGGGCCTGCATTGCCGCCCCTGGCCGCATGTTTGGCGGCGCTGGCAGCGCGCAGGGCCTGCAGCGCCTCAGGCAGGCGGCGCTGGCGCACGTCGCGCACGGCCTGCATGCGCCACCACAGCTGGTCCATGGTGTCGCTGGCGGTGGTCACCAGGCTGCCTGTGGCCATCACGGCAAAATCAAAGCGCGGCGCATCGAGCGCGCCGTGGTTCGGGTCATGAAAATCATCAAGCACGTTGATGCCGCCACAAAACAGCATGCGGCCATCCACCACACACAGTTTGCGATGCAGCCGGCGCCAGCGCCGCGGCAACAGCAGCCCCAGCGGGCCCAGTGGTGAATACACGCGGTATTGCACGCCCGCAGCCGCGAGGCGCTGCGCCCAGGCCGGCGACAAAGTGCCGGTGCCCACGCCATCCACCACGAGCTGGGTGCGCACGCCGCGTTGGGCGGCGCGCATCAGCGCCTCGGCCACGTCCGCACCGCTGCCGGTGAAGTCAAAGATGTAGGTCTCGAACTGGATGTCCGAGAGCGCGGCGTCCATGGCCTCGATCAGCGCCGGAAATAACTCCTCGGCCCCCTGCAGCAAGCGCACCTGGTGGTCATTCGCAAAATCAAAACGACGGTCTTGCTGAAAAGGCTTTTGTCTCATCGCAACGATCCATCGCGCTGCGCACCGCCCGCAGCCCATGAAACCGGCGCTGCCCAGGCCAGTGCACCCGTGGAACTGGCTTTGCCAGGCCACTGGGTGCGTCCCCCTCCCGAAGGGGAGGGGGACGGCGCGAAGCGGCTCAGGGGGTGCTTCACCCTCACAGCCGAAACTCGGCGATCAACGGAAGATGGTCTGACATGCGCCACCAGATGCGCCCCCTGGGCACGTGCAGCGACAGCGGCGTGAGGCCCCGCACATACACGTGATCGAGCTGTGCCAGCGGCAGTCGGGCCGGGTAGGTGAAGGTGCGGGGAGCATCGAACTCATACAACGAAAAGCCCGCGAGCATGCGTTTGATCTGCAGGCCCCAGTCGTTGAAGTCCCCCGCCACCACCACCGGCGCGCCCGCTGGCACCTCACGCTCTATGAAGCGTTGCAGTTGCGAGATCTGGCGCAAGCGGCTGCCGGGGATGAGCCCCAGATGCACCACGATCACGTGCAGGCGGCGCCCATGGGCATCCACCTCGACGTGCAACAGGCCGCGCTGCTCAAAGCGGTGGTCGGAGATATCTTCGTGCTGGTGCCCCATCACCGGCCAGCGCGACAGCAGCGCATTGCCGTGCTCGCCATGTTTGGTGAATGCGTTGGTGCGGTACACGGCCTCATAGCCCTCGGGCGCCAGGTACTCGGCCTGGGGCACATCGGGCCAGCGCTGAAAATACGCGGCTTCGCGCCGGTGCAGCTTGCGCACTTCCTGCAGGCAGACGATGTCGGCATCGAGCTGCTCGACCGCCAGGCCCAGGTTGTGAATCTCCAGCCGGCGCGCGGGCCCCAGCCCCTGCACACCCTTATGGATGTTGTAGGTGGCTACCCGCAAGATATCGTCGTGTTCCATGGCCTGATTGTGAAGCAGCCAGGGCGATGCCCCTATGACGAAGAGCGGGTTTGCCCGATGCAATAATTTTGTTGCATAACGTTACACTCAACCCATTCCCACACGGCACAGCGGCAGGACCGGCCCACCCCCACGATGGCCACCGAAAACGAAACCCCCGCCGCACCCCCTGTGTTGGCGCTGATTGTCGACAGCAATGCGACCTCACGCAGCATCTTGGTGGGGCAACTGCGCGAATACGGCGTTACCCGCATCGTGCAATGCACCCGCGTGCAGGACGCCCGGGCACGGCTGGAACACACGGTGTTCGACTACGTGCTCTGCGACCAGTATTTTGGTGAAGGCGGCTATTCAGGCCAGACCCTGCTGGACGACCTGCGCCGCGCGCAGCTGTTGCCGTTTTCGACCGTGTTTTTCATGGTGACCGCCGAGGCGTCGTATGCCGCCGTGGCCGAGGCGGCCGAGTCGGCGCTCGACGGCTATCTGCTCAAGCCCTTCACTCCAAGCGCGTTGTTCGAGCGGCTGGGGCTGGCGCGGCTGCGCAAAATCCATCTGCGCCCGATTTTTGACGCCATTGAGGCCGAGGATTTTGAAAGCGCCGCCAGCCTGTGCGTACAGCGCTTCGAGGCCCGCGCACCCTATTGGCTGTATGCCGCACGCATTGGCTCGGAGCTGCTGCTGCGGCTGGGCCGCCATGACGAGGCGCGCACCCTGTTCGAGGCCGTGATCGATGCCCGCGCCCTGCCCTGGGCCAAACTCGGTGTGGCGCGCGCGCAAATTGAATCGGGCCAGGCGGCACGCGCCATCACCACCTTGCAAGGGCTTATTGGCGAAGACGCTTCGTTTGCTGATGCCTATGACGTGCTGGGGCGCGCGCAGGTGGAACTGGGGCACTTTGCGCAGGCGATAGAGACCTACCGCACCGCCAGCGCACTCACGCCCGACTCGGTGGTGCGGCTGCAAAAGCTGGGAATGATGTCGTACTACATGGGCGATCGCGACACCGCCACCAAGGTTCTGGCGCGTGCGGCGGTGCTGGGCATTGACTCCAAGCTGTTCGACTTCCAGTCGCTGGTGCTGCTGACGTTTTCCTACTTTGCCGACAACGACCGCAAGGGAATCGAGCGCTGCATGGCCGACTTCAGCCGCACTCTGGAGCGCCACCACGCCAGCGCGCGGGTGCAGCGTTTTGCCGAGGTGGCACGCACGCTGCAGCTCATCCAGCAGCGGCAGCTGTCGCAGGCAGTGGATTCGGTGCGTGCCCTGGTCCGGGAGATCACGGCCAGCAGTTTCGACTTCGAGGCCGCCTGCAACCTGGGCAGCCTGCTGGCGGTGCTGGCCACCACATCGATCGATCTGGCTGACGGTGAGCGCTGGGTGCGCGATCTGGGCATGCGCTACGCGAACACGCGGGGCCTGACAGAACTGATGGCCAACGCCTGTGGCCTGCACGCCCCGTATGGCGACATCGTGCGCGACTGCCTGCAGCAGATCAACAAGACCGCCGAAGTCGCCATGGCGCAAAGCCTGGCTGGCGACCCCACCGGCGCGGTCAACAACCTGCTGCAGCACGCCGAACACACGCTCAACTCCAAGCTGCTGGACATGTCACAACAGGTGCTGCTGCGGCACTCTGCCCGCATGGCAAGCCCCCAGGCGCAGCAAGAAGCCATCGACACGCTGCGCCTGCGCATGGGCAGCGCGCCCACCCGGGCCATCCTGGGGCAAGACAGCGAGCGGCACCCGGGCGGCGTGGTGCTGCGTGTGCGCAGCACCACAGACAACAGCCCCATCCGCATCCCGCCGCCGCCCCAGGACAGCCTGGCGCCCGGCGCAGAGCCCGAAGCACCCGATCCCGCTTCCGTTTTGCGCCTGCGCCCGCTGTAGCGCCACGCGCCACGCGACACCCGCGCTGGTGTTCTATCCGGGCACCGGTATCAAGGGACCAGTTAAGAACGTGTTCACGATCTAGCGAGGGGGCGAGTCGGTTGGAGAACAGGCCGCAAAGCGTGGGAGCAGCAGACACGCTTCGGCATTGGATGCAGAAAAGCAGCGGTCGGCAGCCCGCTGCCAAGGCAGCCATTCAAAGGCGTCGTGCTCGCGCGGGCTCAGCGCCACAGGCGTGCTGGGGGGCACACAGAGGCCAAAGACACGCTCCCGGTTGCGCACCACGCCCGGCGCATACCGATGCAGCCATTGCGGCCAGATGTCATACACGTTCTCGAGCGCCCAGTCGACCAGCACACATCCATCGGCGCGTGTATCGATGCCGGTTTCTTCGAACACCTCGCGCCGGGCGGTTTCCTCGAAAGCCTCGTCCGGCGTGTCCTTGCTGCCGGTCACCGACTGCCAGTGGCCATCGCCGCCCGTGCGGCGTATCAGCAACACGCCCAGCGCTGGCGTGTGAATGACCACCAGCACCGACTCCGGGATTTTGTAGACAGGCCTGTGGTGCACGCTTTTATTCTGCGCCCTGTCAGCCGCCAGCTGCGGCGCGGTTGTGGGTGGGCACTGGCGGCGGCAGCTCTTTGGCTTCGAGCTCCCGCACCTGTGTGACCAACTGGTTGTGCGCATCCAGAAATGCGGCGGCGATGACCTTGCCTTCGTTGGTGTTGCTCCACCCCGCGCCCGCGCCGCCGCCCAGTTTGCCAAACACCAGCCCGCCCACACCCAGGTCGGTTGTGCGCGCCGACCCGGTGGCGGCAGCCACCTGCTCGGTGGTTTCGTTGTCCGACAGCAGCAGCGCCGTTTGCGCCTCTTTGAACTTGACCTGCTCCACCAGGCCAGCCAGCCCCGCAATGTCGCGCAACACGGGAATCATCGCCACCACGCCCGCGAGGCCACGACCCGCGTCCTGCTCGCTGAAGGTGAGGCTGGGCGTGAGCGTGTACTGGGCCTCATACCCTTTGCCCTTGGCCACCGTCGATTTCTGGCGCAACACCCCTGCTTCTTTGAGTTCTTGCTCCTGGATCGTGCCGCGCAAGCCCGCATGGCGGTCCACCACGCGGAAACACCCACTTTGCTGTGCCAGCAGCTTGATGAGCGGCACGGGCGACGCGGGCAACTGGTATGCGGAACTCATCACATAGCCGTTCGGGTTTTCTGCCAGTGCCAGCGTGGCCACGGGGGCGTCACAACGCACCAGCTCGCGCGCCGCGTTCTGCGCGCCCGCAGGGCCTGCCGAGCCCTTGACCACCGAGCCGCCCTCGCCCAGCTCGGTTTTCTTTTCCCCACACGCTGCAAGCGCCAGCAAGCCGGCCAGCGCGATGACGACACGGGGGTTCACAAGACGGTGGGGATTCATTGCTTTTTTTGAAAAATTAAAATAAACGGCGGGGGATAAAAAAAGGGCGCCCGAAGGCGCCCTGTGGATTCTGCCCGAAGGCCCGCAGGCGTTCAGCCCGCACAACCCGGTTATTCGGCCTTGACCGCGTCGGGATTGCGCAAGCGGATGTGCAGCTCGCGCAGCTGCTTTTCGTCCACCGGCGACGGCGCCTGGGTCAGCAGGCACTGGGCGCGCTGGGTCTTGGGGAACGCAATCACGTCGCGAATGGACTCCGCACGCGTCATCAGCGTGACGATGCGGTCCAGACCAAACGCCAGGCCGCCATGCGGGGGCGCTCCGTATTGCAGGGCGTCGAGCAGGAAGCCGAACTTCTGCTGCGCTTCTTCTGGCGTGATCTTGAGCGCATCAAACACTTTTTGCTGCACGTCAGCGCGGTGGATACGGACCGAGCCACCGCCCATCTCCCAACCGTTCAAGACCATGTCGTAGCCCTTGGAGATGCACTTCTCGGGCGCGGTGACCATGTAGTCCTCGTGGCCGTCCTTGGGCGCCGTGAAGGGGTGGTGCACAGCCACCCAGCGGTCGTTTTCTTCGTCGTGCTCGAACATGGGGAAGTCCACCACCCACAGTGGCGCCCAGCGGTCTTCGAACAGGCCGTTCTTCTTGCCGAATTCGCTGTGACCGATCTTGATGCGCAGCGCGCCAACGGCATCGTTGACAACCTTCTCCTTGTCGGCACCGAAGAACAGCAGATCGCCGTCCTGTGCACCGGTGCGCTTCAAGATCTCGGCAATCGCTGCGTCGTGGATGTTTTTCACGATGGGGCTTTGCAGGCCATCACGGCCCTTGGCCAATTCGTTGACCTTGATGTAGGCCAGGCCCTTAGCGCCGTAAATCTTGACGAACTCGGTGTAGCCGTCGATCTCGCCGCGCGAGAGGCCGCCGGTTTCACGCGCGCCACCAGGCACACGCAGCGCCACCACGCGGCCCTTCTTCATGTTGGCGGCGCCCGAGAACACCTTGAAATCCACGTCCTTCATCACGTCGGTG
It contains:
- a CDS encoding response regulator — translated: MATENETPAAPPVLALIVDSNATSRSILVGQLREYGVTRIVQCTRVQDARARLEHTVFDYVLCDQYFGEGGYSGQTLLDDLRRAQLLPFSTVFFMVTAEASYAAVAEAAESALDGYLLKPFTPSALFERLGLARLRKIHLRPIFDAIEAEDFESAASLCVQRFEARAPYWLYAARIGSELLLRLGRHDEARTLFEAVIDARALPWAKLGVARAQIESGQAARAITTLQGLIGEDASFADAYDVLGRAQVELGHFAQAIETYRTASALTPDSVVRLQKLGMMSYYMGDRDTATKVLARAAVLGIDSKLFDFQSLVLLTFSYFADNDRKGIERCMADFSRTLERHHASARVQRFAEVARTLQLIQQRQLSQAVDSVRALVREITASSFDFEAACNLGSLLAVLATTSIDLADGERWVRDLGMRYANTRGLTELMANACGLHAPYGDIVRDCLQQINKTAEVAMAQSLAGDPTGAVNNLLQHAEHTLNSKLLDMSQQVLLRHSARMASPQAQQEAIDTLRLRMGSAPTRAILGQDSERHPGGVVLRVRSTTDNSPIRIPPPPQDSLAPGAEPEAPDPASVLRLRPL
- the nudB gene encoding dihydroneopterin triphosphate diphosphatase produces the protein MHHRPVYKIPESVLVVIHTPALGVLLIRRTGGDGHWQSVTGSKDTPDEAFEETARREVFEETGIDTRADGCVLVDWALENVYDIWPQWLHRYAPGVVRNRERVFGLCVPPSTPVALSPREHDAFEWLPWQRAADRCFSASNAEACLLLPRFAACSPTDSPPR
- a CDS encoding CsgG/HfaB family protein, with the protein product MNPHRLVNPRVVIALAGLLALAACGEKKTELGEGGSVVKGSAGPAGAQNAARELVRCDAPVATLALAENPNGYVMSSAYQLPASPVPLIKLLAQQSGCFRVVDRHAGLRGTIQEQELKEAGVLRQKSTVAKGKGYEAQYTLTPSLTFSEQDAGRGLAGVVAMIPVLRDIAGLAGLVEQVKFKEAQTALLLSDNETTEQVAAATGSARTTDLGVGGLVFGKLGGGAGAGWSNTNEGKVIAAAFLDAHNQLVTQVRELEAKELPPPVPTHNRAAAGG
- the aspS gene encoding aspartate--tRNA ligase, with the protein product MAMRSHYCGLVTEALLGQTVTLSGWVNRRRDHGGVIFIDLRDREGSVQVVCDPDRADMFATAEDVRNEFCVQVKGLVRERPSGTTNDNLKSGKIEVLCHELKVLNPSVTPPFQLDEENLSETTRLTHRVLDLRRPYMQNNLMLRYRVSMEVRKFLDTHGFVDIETPMLTKSTPEGARDYLVPSRVHDGHFFALPQSPQLFKQLLMVAGFDRYYQITKCFRDEDLRADRQPEFTQIDIETSFMEEQEIRDLTQEMIKTVFQNTLGVDLGEFPVMTYQDAAHRFGSDKPDLRVKLEFTELTDVMKDVDFKVFSGAANMKKGRVVALRVPGGARETGGLSRGEIDGYTEFVKIYGAKGLAYIKVNELAKGRDGLQSPIVKNIHDAAIAEILKRTGAQDGDLLFFGADKEKVVNDAVGALRIKIGHSEFGKKNGLFEDRWAPLWVVDFPMFEHDEENDRWVAVHHPFTAPKDGHEDYMVTAPEKCISKGYDMVLNGWEMGGGSVRIHRADVQQKVFDALKITPEEAQQKFGFLLDALQYGAPPHGGLAFGLDRIVTLMTRAESIRDVIAFPKTQRAQCLLTQAPSPVDEKQLRELHIRLRNPDAVKAE